ATCGGGTTCGACTGAGTCGCGCCGAATCGTTAAGGTAAAACGACTTGAGGAGGCATTACTGCCGCCGCGAATGACCTTTTTTTGGCCCGTATCGGGGCCTTGAGGGTTTTGCTCAGGTGAGTGTTGATAATAGCCTTCAGCGTACCAGTCTTTGGTATATTCGGGAACATTGCCGGATATATGATGAAGCCCTAAAGGATTCGAGGGATAAAAATCGCCTCTAACCGGATGCTTTTGAGAGACATGCCAGCCTTTGATGTTAGAGCCATTGCGGTCAATCATTCCATCATTCGTGCCAAATGGTACATTCAGCCCCCGACTTCGAGCCGCATATTCCCACTGCGCTTCGGTGGGCATATCAAAGGCCAAGCCACTCTGCTTGGCCAACCAGTCGCAAAAGGCTTTAGCCTCATACCAATTGGGCATATAAGCGGGGATATTAGGCCGGTG
This genomic window from Alkalimarinus sediminis contains:
- a CDS encoding formylglycine-generating enzyme family protein, coding for MIMPTRNHLLSSILALSGLISACQSPSDDAPTLESDIKRVIQQTLDNMVFVKGGSFIMGDFGKLERNSDGSQFLAHWSSDKDDDFLHRVTLDSFSINKYEVTWEEFDTFSRATNRPIFKEGKRFHRPNIPAYMPNWYEAKAFCDWLAKQSGLAFDMPTEAQWEYAARSRGLNVPFGTNDGMIDRNGSNIKGWHVSQKHPVRGDFYPSNPLGLHHISGNVPEYTKDWYAEGYYQHSPEQNPQGPDTGQKKVIRGGSNASSSRFTLTIRRDSVEPDKADYVGLRCVVNIKKRIN